In Rhineura floridana isolate rRhiFlo1 chromosome 1, rRhiFlo1.hap2, whole genome shotgun sequence, the following proteins share a genomic window:
- the CETN3 gene encoding centrin-3 — MNLVARAELSVDKTKRKKRRELTEEQKQEIKDAFELFDTDKDRAIDYHELKVAMRALGFDVKKADVLKILKDYDREGTGKITFEDFNEVVTDWILERDPHEEILKAFKLFDDDDSGKISLRNLRRVARELGENMTDEELRAMIEEFDKDGDGEINQEEFIAIMTGDV; from the exons ATGAATTTGGTGGCAAG AGCTGAGCTTTCTGTTGACAAAAccaagagaaagaaaagaagagaatTAACTGAAGAACAGAAGCAAGAAATTAAAGATGCTTTTGAGTTGTTTGACACAGATAAAGACAGAGCTATAGATTATCATGAACTTAAG GTGGCAATGAGAGCCTTAGGTTTCgatgtgaaaaaagcagatgtGCTAAAGATACTTAAAGATTATGATCGGGAAGGAACTGGAAAAATCACCTTTGAAGATTTTAATGAAGTTG TGACAGACTGGATACTTGAAAGAGATCCTCATGAAGAGATACTcaaggcttttaaattgtttgatgatgatgattcaggtAAAATAAGCTTGAGAAACCTGCGCCGTGTAGCTAGAGAACTCGGGGAAAACATGACTGATGAAGAACTTCGGGCAATGATTGAAGAATTTGATAAAGATGGTGATGGAGAAA TCAACCAGGAAGAGTTTATTGCAATCATGACTGGAGATGTTTAA